Proteins found in one Primulina eburnea isolate SZY01 chromosome 16, ASM2296580v1, whole genome shotgun sequence genomic segment:
- the LOC140817060 gene encoding probable membrane-associated kinase regulator 2, whose product MEALSLLKYWRSGGDGGGGGCPTRVVEQDSAPIPTTVTATMSPCSSDGEDGPYFDLEFTLPEDETDAEEDETTPKCSGNDYTITENGDGTEDGSRAEEESEHENGVDPKFTVESSSISLNVSEETSYSFPVSLLKSATKIRVLLLKFKRSKSGKSENNDTFGRETAESVKIQENNCTKTSGKFFTVEFKVEEVKAPLISLFTRDHNPKEKQGKGIKNNEENLDFTRVSDDKKLIQKYLKMVKPLYIRVSKRYVEKLKFSVQPSFSGSKGGSATSSPPCVAAMVEEEPGATEAVDATRIAQVNGVQTAGPKVMHKQFGKIRSASAASPPVKMAASDRRDDSLLQVQDGIQDAILHCKRSFQRL is encoded by the coding sequence ATGGAAGCTCTCTCTTTACTAAAATACTGGCGAAGCGGCGGTGACGGTGGCGGAGGAGGATGCCCGACACGTGTCGTGGAACAAGACTCCGCCCCTATCCCTACCACCGTCACTGCCACCATGAGTCCTTGCTCCTCCGACGGAGAAGATGGGCCATACTTCGACCTCGAGTTCACACTCCCTGAAGATGAAACCGACGCCGAAGAAGATGAGACAACGCCAAAATGCAGCGGAAATGATTATACAATAACAGAAAATGGAGATGGAACTGAGGATGGGTCCCGCGCGGAAGAAGAATCGGAGCATGAAAATGGAGTGGACCCGAAATTTACGGTCGAATCTTCAAGCATTTCGCTGAATGTTTCCGAAGAAACCTCGTACAGCTTTCCAGTTTCTTTACTGAAGTCAGCGACCAAAATCCGTGTTCTTTTGCTCAAGTTCAAGAGATCAAAATCTGGAAAGTCGGAGAATAATGATACTTTTGGGCGAGAAACTGCGGAATCCgtgaaaattcaagaaaataatTGTACTAAAACGAGTGGTAAGTTTTTTACTGTGGAATTTAAGGTGGAGGAGGTGAAAGCCCCGCTTATCTCTCTGTTTACCAGAGATCATAATCCTAAGGAGAAACAGGGAAAAGGGATAAAGAATAATGAGGAGAATTTGGATTTTACTAGAGTTTCAGACGacaaaaagttgatccaaaagTATTTGAAAATGGTGAAACCTTTATACATTCGTGTTTCAAAACGCTACGTCGAGAAACTGAAGTTTTCCGTGCAGCCGAGCTTCTCGGGTTCAAAGGGTGGTAGCGCAACTTCTTCTCCGCCATGTGTGGCGGCGATGGTGGAAGAAGAACCAGGAGCGACTGAGGCCGTTGACGCGACTCGTATAGCTCAAGTGAATGGAGTGCAAACTGCAGGGCCGAAAGTAATGCATAAGCAGTTTGGCAAAATCCGGTCAGCGTCAGCAGCGTCGCCGCCGGTGAAGATGGCGGCGTCGGACCGCCGCGATGACTCGCTGTTGCAGGTGCAGGACGGGATTCAAGACGCCATTCTACATTGTAAGAGATCCTTTCAACGCCTGTAG